A genomic segment from Sciurus carolinensis chromosome 1, mSciCar1.2, whole genome shotgun sequence encodes:
- the LOC124986476 gene encoding olfactory receptor 6N1-like — protein sequence MDHLNLTWTQTFILAGFTTTGILRPLAFLGTLCIYLLTLAGNLFIIVLVHTDSGLSTPMYFFISVLSFLELWYVSTTVPTLLHTLLQGRSPIPSVACFIQLYIFHSLGMTECYLLGVMALDRYLAICRPLHYHALMSRQVQVWLAGSTWVAGFSAALVPASLTGTLPYCLKEVAHYFCDLVPLMRLVCVDTSWHARIHGAVIGVATGCNFVLIIGLYVGILRAVLKLPSAASRAKAFSTCSSHMTVVALFYASAFTVYVGSPGSRPEGTDKLIALVYALLTPFLNPIIYTLRNKEVKEAVRRLTDRVKTNLRGP from the coding sequence ATGGATCACCTCAACCTGACTTGGACCCAGACTTTCATCCTTGCTGGCTTTACTACCACTGGGATACTACGACCTCTTGCCTTCTTGGGGACCTTGTGCATCTATCTCCTCACTCTTGCAGGGAACTTGTTCATCATTGTCCTGGTTCACACAGATTCTGGACTGtccacacccatgtacttcttcatCAGTGTCCTCTCTTTCCTGGAACTCTGGTATGtcagcaccactgtgcccacacTGCTGCACACCCTGCTGCAGGGGCGTTCACCCATCCCATCGGTTGCGTGCTTCATCCAGCTTTACATCTTCCATTCCTTGGGCATGACTGAGTGTTACTTGTTGGGAGTCATGGCGCTGGACCGCTACCTAGCCATCTGCCGCCCACTGCACTACCATGCACTCATGAGCAGACAGGTACAGGTGTGGCTAGCAGGGTCCACTTGGGTGGCTGGCTTCTCAGCTGCACTGGTGCCGGCCAGCCTCACTGGCACTCTGCCCTACTGCCTGAAGGAGGTAGCCCATTACTTTTGTGACCTGGTTCCACTAATGCGGTTGGTGTGTGTGGACACAAGCTGGCATGCTCGGATCCATGGGGCAGTGATTGGTGTGGCCACCGGATGCAACTTTGTGCTCATTATAGGACTCTATGTGGGAATCCTTAGAGCTGTTCTGAAGCTGCCCTCGGCTGCCAGTCGTGccaaggccttctccacctgttcCTCTCACATGACAGTAGTGGCACTGTTCTACGCTTCTGCCTTCACAGTATACGTGGGCTCCCCTGGGAGTCGCCCTGAGGGAACCGACAAGCTTATTGCTTTAGTCTATGCCCTCCTTACTCCTTTCCTCAATCCCATCATCTACACCCTCCgcaacaaagaggtgaaagaggctGTGAGGAGGCTCACTGACAGGGTCAAGACTAATTTAAGGGGACCCTGA
- the LOC124986542 gene encoding olfactory receptor 6N2-like: MDHLNLTWTQTFILAGFTTTGILRPLAFLGTLCIYLLTLAGNLFIIVLVHTDSGLSTPMYFFISVLSFLELWYVSTTVPTLLHTLLQGRSPIPSVACFIQLYIFHSLGMTECYLLGVMALDRYLAICRPLHYHALMSRQVQVWLAGSTWVAGFSAALVPASLTGTLPYCLKEVAHYFCDLAPLMRLACVDTSWYARVYITVIGMINTCNLIIILGLYVGILRAVLKLPSAASRAKAFSTCSSHIIVVTLFFGSAFIVYVGPPEIRAEGRDKLIALVYTFLTPFLNPIIYTLRNKEVKEAVRRVIQKMSTVLKTP, encoded by the coding sequence ATGGATCACCTCAACCTGACTTGGACCCAGACTTTCATCCTTGCTGGCTTTACTACCACTGGGATACTACGACCTCTTGCCTTCTTGGGGACCTTGTGCATCTATCTCCTCACTCTTGCAGGGAACTTGTTCATCATTGTCCTGGTTCACACAGATTCTGGACTGtccacacccatgtacttcttcatCAGTGTCCTCTCTTTCCTGGAACTCTGGTATGtcagcaccactgtgcccacacTGCTGCACACCCTGCTGCAGGGGCGTTCACCCATCCCATCGGTTGCATGCTTCATCCAGCTGTACATCTTCCATTCCTTGGGCATGACTGAGTGTTATTTGTTGGGAGTCATGGCGCTGGACCGCTACCTAGCCATCTGCCGCCCACTGCACTACCATGCACTCATGAGCAGACAGGTACAGGTGTGGCTAGCAGGGTCCACTTGGGTGGCTGGCTTCTCAGCTGCACTGGTGCCGGCCAGCCTCACTGGCACTCTGCCCTACTGCCTGAAGGAGGTAGCTCATTACTTTTGTGACCTGGCTCCACTAATGCGGTTGGCGTGTGTGGACACAAGCTGGTATGCTCGGGTCTATATTACAGTGATTGGCATGATCAACACCTGCAATCTTATCATCATTTTAGGACTCTATGTGGGAATCCTTAGAGCTGTTCTGAAGCTGCCCTCAGCTGCCAGTCGTgccaaagccttctccacctgttcCTCCCATATAATTGTGGTAACACTATTCTTTGGATCTGCCTTCATTGTATATGTTGGGCCACCTGAGATCCGAGCTGAGGGAAGAGACAAACTCATTGCCTTGGTGTACACTTTTCTTACCCCTTTTCTTAACCCTATCATTTATACTCTTcgtaacaaagaggtgaaagaggctGTTAGGAGAGTCATCCAGAAGATGAGTACTGTATTGAAGACACCCTGA